The Streptomyces phaeolivaceus genome has a window encoding:
- a CDS encoding CE1759 family FMN reductase, producing MKLVVVSAGLSVPSSTRLLGDRLAAAVVGRDASVEVRVVELRDLAVEIAHHLTNGFPGRKLAAALDAVAGADGLVVVTPVFSASYSGLFKSFFDVLDRDALGGKPVLIAATGGSARHSLVLEHAMRPLFAHLRAVVVPTGVYAASEDWGAEGLAGRIERAAGELAGLMGVAPPVEREGFVVVPFAEQLAALKG from the coding sequence GTGAAGCTCGTCGTCGTGTCGGCGGGGCTGAGTGTGCCGTCGTCCACGCGGTTGCTGGGGGATCGGCTCGCCGCCGCCGTGGTCGGGCGGGACGCGTCGGTCGAGGTGCGGGTCGTCGAACTGCGGGACCTCGCGGTCGAGATCGCGCACCACCTCACCAACGGGTTCCCCGGCCGGAAGCTCGCCGCCGCGCTGGACGCGGTGGCGGGGGCCGACGGGCTGGTCGTGGTGACGCCGGTGTTCTCCGCCTCGTACAGCGGGCTGTTCAAGTCCTTCTTCGATGTGCTCGACCGGGACGCGCTGGGCGGGAAGCCGGTGCTGATCGCCGCGACCGGGGGGTCGGCCCGGCACTCGCTGGTGCTGGAGCACGCGATGCGGCCGTTGTTCGCCCATCTGCGGGCCGTCGTGGTGCCGACGGGTGTCTACGCCGCGTCCGAGGACTGGGGTGCGGAGGGGCTCGCGGGGCGGATCGAGCGGGCGGCGGGGGAGTTGGCCGGGCTGATGGGGGTGGCTCCGCCGGTTGAGCGGGAGGGGTTTGTTGTTGTTCCCTTCGCTGAGCAGTTGGCGGCGTTGAAGGGGTGA
- a CDS encoding sensor histidine kinase: MPPARPVRALPRLLPRLLSRLSRLKPVPSLRATFTVSFVAVACVVTVLVGILSYSAAARLVRVDEQTVFAEVVRDLRELVEQDPLTPEDFATGDTGGPRDDLIRSGRTDVQVLGPNGEILDKGAPGLPVREADRRTADAALAGVTVEHGEVEVGSDRYRVVTVALGGGRGAVQVAQEFSDTEDLLRELQQRTLLFVSGIVISAGLFGWWLARRQTRRLVQLAGAAEDVARTGHLGIQVPVAGRDEVGRLGRSFDRMLVRLAQSEEDQRRLVQDAGHELRTPLTSLRTNISLLRRIDELPPRVRAELVDDLSQEALELTDLVNELVDLAAGQSSTEPVRRVQLADLAEEVAGTARRRTGREVVVRVAGDTTVEGRAGALQRAISNLVENAAKFDRGGSGAIVVVVARGSAGALGELGALEGLGAHEELGDPGDFGGSARPGEPGDDPDVVRVEVLDRGPGVPDCDLERIFDRFYRAPDARSLPGSGLGLSIVRAVAAAHGGAPFAFRREGGGLVTGFTVRGVDG, from the coding sequence GTGCCGCCGGCCCGCCCGGTCCGGGCACTGCCCCGGCTGCTGCCCCGGCTGCTGTCCCGGCTCTCCCGGCTGAAGCCCGTCCCCTCGCTGCGGGCGACCTTCACGGTGTCGTTCGTGGCGGTGGCGTGTGTCGTCACCGTCCTTGTCGGCATCCTCAGCTACAGCGCGGCGGCGCGGCTGGTGCGGGTCGATGAGCAGACCGTGTTCGCCGAGGTCGTGCGTGATCTGCGGGAGTTGGTGGAGCAGGACCCGCTGACCCCGGAGGACTTCGCGACCGGCGACACCGGCGGCCCGCGCGACGACCTGATCCGCTCCGGCCGTACGGACGTCCAGGTGCTCGGCCCCAACGGGGAGATCCTCGACAAGGGCGCCCCCGGTCTGCCCGTACGCGAGGCGGACCGGCGTACGGCCGACGCGGCCCTGGCGGGGGTGACGGTCGAGCACGGTGAGGTCGAGGTCGGCAGCGACCGCTACCGGGTGGTGACCGTGGCGCTCGGCGGCGGGCGGGGCGCGGTGCAGGTCGCGCAGGAGTTCAGCGACACGGAGGATCTGCTGCGCGAACTGCAGCAGCGGACCCTGCTGTTCGTGTCCGGGATCGTGATCTCGGCCGGGCTGTTCGGCTGGTGGCTGGCCCGGCGGCAGACACGGCGGCTGGTGCAGTTGGCGGGGGCGGCGGAGGACGTGGCCCGGACCGGGCACCTCGGCATCCAGGTGCCGGTCGCGGGCCGGGACGAGGTGGGGCGGCTCGGCCGTTCGTTCGACCGCATGCTGGTCCGGCTCGCGCAGTCGGAGGAGGACCAGCGGCGGCTGGTCCAGGACGCGGGCCACGAGCTGCGCACCCCGCTCACCTCCCTCCGTACGAACATCTCCCTGCTCCGGCGCATCGACGAGCTGCCGCCCCGGGTGCGGGCGGAACTCGTCGACGACCTCTCCCAGGAGGCGCTCGAACTGACCGACCTGGTCAATGAGTTGGTGGATCTCGCGGCCGGGCAGTCGAGCACCGAGCCGGTGCGGCGGGTGCAGTTGGCGGACCTCGCGGAGGAGGTCGCGGGGACCGCGCGCCGGCGCACCGGGCGGGAGGTCGTGGTGCGGGTGGCCGGTGACACGACCGTCGAGGGGCGGGCGGGCGCGCTCCAGCGGGCCATCTCCAACCTGGTGGAGAACGCGGCGAAGTTCGACCGCGGCGGGTCGGGGGCGATCGTGGTCGTCGTGGCGCGCGGGTCGGCGGGGGCCCTCGGCGAACTGGGCGCACTCGAAGGGCTGGGCGCGCACGAAGAGTTGGGGGATCCCGGCGACTTCGGCGGGTCCGCCCGGCCGGGCGAACCCGGTGACGACCCCGACGTGGTCCGCGTCGAGGTCCTCGACCGGGGGCCCGGCGTCCCCGACTGCGACCTCGAACGTATCTTCGACCGCTTCTATCGCGCCCCGGACGCCCGCAGCCTGCCCGGCTCCGGGCTCGGTCTGTCGATCGTCCGGGCTGTGGCCGCCGCGCACGGAGGGGCGCCCTTCGCCTTCCGGCGGGAGGGCGGGGGGTTGGTGACCGGGTTCACGGTGCGCGGGGTGGACGGGTAG
- a CDS encoding LLM class flavin-dependent oxidoreductase, with amino-acid sequence MQFGIFSVGDVTPDPTTGRTPTERERIKAMVAIALKAEEVGLDVFATGEHHNPPFVPSSPTTMLGYVAARTEKLILSTSTTLITTNDPVKIAEDFAMLQHLADGRVDLMMGRGNTGPVYPWFGQDIRQGINLAVENYALLHRLWREDVVNWEGKFRSPLQGFTSTPRPLDDVPPFVWHGSIRSPEIAEQAAYYGDGFFHNNIFWPADHTKRMVELYRQRYAHYGHGTPEQAIVGLGGQVFMRKNSQDAVREFRPYFDVAPVYGNGPSLEDFTDQTPLTVGSPQQVIEKTLAFREYAGDYQRQLFLVDHAGLPLKTVLEQLDMLGEEVVPVLREEFAKGRPADVPDAPTHGSLLAAAEKDAEKDAKKDAEKDAKKGAEKDVEKGAKKESVS; translated from the coding sequence ATGCAGTTCGGGATCTTCAGCGTCGGTGATGTGACGCCGGACCCCACCACGGGCCGGACGCCGACCGAGCGCGAGCGCATCAAGGCGATGGTCGCGATCGCGCTGAAGGCGGAGGAGGTCGGGCTCGACGTCTTCGCCACCGGTGAGCACCACAACCCGCCGTTCGTGCCGTCGTCGCCGACCACGATGCTCGGCTATGTCGCCGCGCGGACCGAGAAGCTCATCCTCTCGACCTCCACCACCCTCATCACCACGAACGACCCGGTGAAGATCGCCGAGGACTTCGCGATGCTCCAGCACCTGGCCGACGGGAGGGTGGACCTGATGATGGGGCGCGGCAACACCGGGCCCGTCTACCCGTGGTTCGGGCAGGACATCCGGCAGGGCATCAACCTCGCCGTCGAGAACTACGCCCTGCTGCACCGCCTGTGGCGCGAGGACGTCGTGAACTGGGAGGGCAAGTTCCGCTCGCCGCTCCAGGGCTTCACCTCCACGCCCCGCCCGCTGGACGACGTACCGCCGTTCGTCTGGCACGGCTCCATCCGCTCGCCCGAGATCGCCGAGCAGGCCGCGTACTACGGCGACGGCTTCTTCCACAACAACATCTTCTGGCCGGCCGACCACACCAAGCGGATGGTCGAGCTGTACCGGCAGCGGTACGCGCACTACGGGCACGGCACGCCCGAGCAGGCGATCGTCGGGCTCGGCGGGCAGGTGTTCATGCGGAAGAACTCGCAGGACGCGGTACGGGAGTTCCGGCCGTACTTCGATGTCGCGCCGGTCTACGGCAACGGGCCCTCCCTGGAGGACTTCACCGACCAGACCCCGCTGACCGTCGGGTCGCCGCAGCAGGTGATCGAGAAGACGCTGGCGTTCCGTGAGTACGCCGGTGACTACCAGCGGCAGTTGTTCCTCGTGGACCACGCGGGACTGCCCCTGAAGACCGTGCTGGAGCAGCTCGACATGCTCGGCGAGGAGGTCGTGCCGGTGCTGCGGGAGGAGTTCGCGAAGGGGCGGCCGGCTGATGTGCCGGACGCGCCGACCCACGGGTCCCTGCTGGCCGCCGCGGAGAAGGACGCGGAGAAGGACGCGAAGAAGGACGCGGAGAAGGACGCGAAGAAGGGCGCGGAGAAGGACGTGGAGAAGGGCGCGAAGAAGGAGAGTGTGTCGTGA
- a CDS encoding glycosyltransferase family 4 protein: MKIVFLLHNAYAIGGTVRTTLNLAAALADHHDVEIASMARHLDEPRFTVDPRVTLVPLVDIRPYSPDLRDPAQLSPATDFPAEDRRHRQYSRLTDLRVRAYLARCDADVVIGTRPGINVYVSRFAPRRALRIAQEHLRHDAHSKQLRKVLARHYRTLDALVTTTAADAAVYRARMKLPGVRVMSVPNIVPPAGVAPSDGTAPVIAAAGRLSRGKRFDLLLEAFAKVAAKEPEWQLRIYGGGKQHDRLETLIQELRLTDRAHLMGPHTPIEEEFARASIVVSASEAESFGMTLVEAMRCGVPVVSTDCPLGPAEIITDGTDGRLVPVDDPDALAEAVLDLTADPALRRAMGRAALESARRYDPAPIIARYEHLFADLQETRLQRTWERGSTRARTWLRRRVRSWKRATATPARGAGNCASNHNQPAA, from the coding sequence ATGAAGATCGTGTTCCTGCTCCACAACGCGTACGCCATCGGCGGCACCGTGCGTACGACGCTGAACCTGGCGGCGGCGCTCGCGGACCACCACGACGTGGAGATCGCGTCGATGGCCCGCCACCTGGACGAACCCCGCTTCACGGTCGACCCCAGGGTCACGCTCGTCCCCCTCGTCGACATCCGCCCCTACAGCCCCGACCTGCGCGATCCGGCCCAGCTGAGCCCGGCCACGGACTTCCCGGCCGAGGACCGACGGCACCGCCAGTACAGCCGCCTCACCGACCTGAGGGTCCGCGCCTATCTGGCCCGCTGCGACGCGGACGTCGTCATCGGCACCCGCCCCGGCATCAACGTCTACGTCTCCCGCTTCGCCCCCCGCCGCGCCCTGCGCATCGCCCAGGAGCATCTGCGGCACGACGCCCACTCCAAACAGCTCCGCAAGGTCCTCGCCCGCCACTACCGCACCCTGGACGCGCTCGTCACGACCACGGCGGCGGACGCGGCGGTGTACCGCGCACGGATGAAACTGCCGGGCGTACGGGTGATGTCGGTGCCCAACATCGTCCCGCCGGCCGGGGTCGCCCCGTCGGACGGCACGGCCCCCGTCATCGCCGCCGCCGGCCGGCTCTCCCGGGGCAAACGCTTCGACCTCCTCCTGGAGGCGTTCGCGAAGGTCGCCGCGAAGGAACCGGAGTGGCAGCTGCGGATCTACGGCGGCGGCAAGCAGCACGACCGCCTGGAGACCCTGATCCAGGAGCTGCGCCTCACCGACCGGGCCCATCTGATGGGCCCGCACACCCCGATCGAGGAGGAGTTCGCGCGGGCCTCGATCGTCGTCAGCGCCTCGGAGGCCGAGTCCTTCGGCATGACCCTCGTCGAGGCCATGCGCTGCGGTGTCCCGGTGGTCAGCACCGACTGCCCGCTCGGCCCCGCCGAGATCATCACCGACGGCACCGACGGCCGCCTCGTCCCGGTCGACGACCCCGACGCCCTCGCCGAGGCCGTCCTCGACCTCACCGCCGACCCCGCCCTGCGCCGCGCGATGGGCCGCGCCGCCCTGGAGAGCGCCCGCCGCTACGACCCGGCCCCGATCATCGCCCGCTACGAACACCTCTTCGCCGACCTGCAAGAGACCAGGCTCCAGCGCACCTGGGAACGGGGATCGACACGGGCGAGGACCTGGCTGCGGCGAAGGGTGCGTTCATGGAAGAGGGCCACAGCAACTCCGGCAAGGGGCGCGGGGAACTGCGCGAGCAACCACAACCAGCCGGCAGCCTGA
- a CDS encoding helix-turn-helix transcriptional regulator, with translation MSAPRRDTRGIVDASELFARVRFRRRAPAGPLRPYLEHYWLIDWDLPEPYVTQVVPHPSVNIVFQRFEGREPFVEISGIGLGLFTQRLEGRGRVCGVQFRPGGFRPFTPAHPATHWTGRRVRGPEAFAEAFPDPTVGPAPDPAAILDPDDEDARVTALDAFLTGLAPRPDPQADLAMALVDRIRADRAIRRVTDFARAEGLSVRLLQRLFSAYVGVGPKWVILRYRIHEALERAETDRAVDWAALAADLGYADQAHLVRDFTATVGVPPTAYAEAVAALTAATPRA, from the coding sequence ATGTCCGCTCCACGCCGTGACACCCGGGGCATCGTCGACGCCTCGGAGCTCTTCGCCCGGGTCCGCTTCCGCCGCCGCGCACCCGCCGGGCCGCTGCGCCCGTATCTGGAGCACTACTGGCTGATCGACTGGGACCTGCCCGAGCCGTACGTCACCCAGGTCGTCCCGCACCCCTCGGTGAACATCGTCTTCCAGCGCTTCGAGGGCCGGGAGCCCTTCGTCGAGATCTCCGGCATCGGCCTCGGCCTCTTCACCCAGAGACTGGAGGGCAGGGGCCGGGTCTGCGGCGTCCAGTTCCGCCCCGGCGGCTTCCGCCCCTTCACCCCGGCCCACCCCGCGACCCACTGGACCGGCCGGCGGGTACGCGGCCCCGAGGCGTTCGCGGAGGCGTTCCCGGACCCGACGGTGGGCCCCGCCCCGGACCCGGCCGCGATCCTCGACCCGGACGACGAGGACGCCCGCGTCACCGCGCTCGACGCGTTCCTGACCGGGCTCGCCCCACGCCCCGACCCGCAGGCCGACCTCGCCATGGCCCTCGTCGACCGCATCCGCGCCGACCGCGCCATCCGCCGCGTCACCGACTTCGCCCGCGCCGAGGGCCTGTCCGTACGGCTCCTGCAGCGCCTGTTCTCCGCGTACGTGGGCGTCGGCCCGAAGTGGGTCATCCTGCGCTACCGCATCCACGAGGCCCTGGAACGCGCCGAGACCGACCGGGCCGTCGACTGGGCCGCCCTCGCCGCCGACCTCGGCTACGCGGACCAGGCCCACCTCGTCCGCGACTTCACGGCGACGGTCGGGGTGCCGCCGACGGCGTACGCGGAGGCCGTGGCGGCGCTCACCGCCGCTACTCCGCGTGCGTGA
- a CDS encoding response regulator transcription factor, protein MPQNVLLAEDDRAIRHALERALTLEGYEVTAVADGVEALAQAHRHRPDVLVLDVMMPGIDGLQVCRVLRAEGDRTPILMLTALVETADRIAGLDAGADDYVVKPFDVEEVFARLRALLRRTGGADGFATAPPRSSAAAPPSNGAASPEAGGLLTAAGLRMDAQARRAWRGARELELTRTEFDLLELLVRNAGIVLDHATIYDRIWGYDFGPGSKNLAVYVGYLRRKLDEPGAPALIHTVRGVGYALRED, encoded by the coding sequence GTGCCCCAGAACGTGCTGCTCGCCGAGGACGACCGTGCCATCCGCCATGCCCTGGAACGCGCGCTGACGCTGGAGGGGTACGAGGTCACGGCGGTCGCCGACGGCGTCGAGGCGCTCGCCCAGGCCCATCGCCACCGGCCCGACGTGCTCGTACTCGATGTGATGATGCCCGGCATAGACGGCCTCCAGGTCTGCCGGGTGCTGCGCGCGGAGGGTGACCGGACGCCGATCCTGATGCTCACCGCGCTCGTGGAGACCGCCGACCGGATCGCCGGTCTCGACGCGGGCGCGGACGACTACGTCGTCAAGCCGTTCGACGTCGAGGAGGTGTTCGCGCGGCTGCGGGCGCTGCTGCGGCGCACGGGCGGCGCGGACGGGTTCGCGACCGCCCCGCCCCGGTCGTCGGCCGCCGCCCCGCCGTCGAACGGCGCCGCGTCCCCGGAGGCCGGTGGGCTGCTGACGGCCGCCGGGCTGCGGATGGACGCACAGGCGCGGCGGGCATGGCGCGGCGCGCGTGAACTGGAGCTGACCCGGACCGAGTTCGACCTGCTCGAACTGCTCGTCCGCAACGCGGGCATCGTCCTCGACCACGCGACGATCTACGACCGCATCTGGGGCTACGACTTCGGGCCGGGCTCCAAGAACCTCGCCGTCTACGTCGGTTATCTGCGCCGCAAGCTCGACGAGCCCGGGGCGCCCGCGCTGATCCACACCGTGCGGGGCGTCGGGTACGCGCTGCGGGAAGACTGA
- a CDS encoding transglutaminase domain-containing protein yields the protein MTSRLLMSYNAQVKRAGAPASEPSCVVGSTRATAILDHDDPRVGAVARRAQSEATPRDALRTAHRIVARSVRPVYSVEDGRRVSLTLRLGRGSCSQRMAALEAVARAVRVRTRVRGLLVDGTYWYPRFPRLKPFVPEQVLLAWPEFRISEAWVPIGELFDTPASTSTSTSAFTPAPAPTSASAPASGRGGDGFVNKGGETLFDAIARTGVRWDSCGTASAAACDLSAQVVADLGHFDDRDDLFARRGQTLCRTARTLTEPVLGRWSAGATRSTA from the coding sequence ATGACCAGTCGGCTGCTCATGTCGTACAACGCGCAGGTCAAACGGGCCGGTGCGCCTGCCAGTGAGCCGTCCTGCGTGGTCGGGTCCACGCGGGCCACGGCGATCCTGGACCACGACGACCCCCGGGTCGGGGCGGTCGCACGCCGGGCGCAGAGCGAGGCGACCCCGCGTGACGCGCTGCGCACCGCGCACCGGATCGTCGCGCGGAGCGTCCGCCCGGTGTACTCGGTCGAGGACGGCCGCCGGGTGTCGCTGACCCTTCGGCTGGGGCGCGGCTCGTGCAGCCAGCGGATGGCGGCACTGGAGGCGGTGGCGCGGGCCGTACGCGTACGGACGCGGGTGCGCGGGCTGCTCGTGGACGGGACGTACTGGTATCCGCGCTTCCCCCGGCTGAAGCCGTTCGTGCCGGAGCAGGTCCTGCTGGCCTGGCCGGAGTTCAGGATCAGCGAGGCATGGGTCCCGATCGGCGAACTCTTCGACACACCCGCGTCCACGTCCACGTCCACGTCCGCATTCACGCCCGCACCCGCCCCCACGTCGGCGTCCGCGCCCGCCTCCGGTCGTGGTGGTGACGGCTTCGTCAACAAGGGCGGCGAGACCCTCTTCGACGCGATCGCCCGTACCGGCGTCCGCTGGGACTCCTGCGGGACCGCTTCGGCCGCCGCCTGCGATCTCTCCGCCCAGGTCGTCGCCGACCTCGGCCACTTCGACGACCGCGACGACCTCTTCGCCCGCCGCGGCCAGACCCTCTGCCGCACGGCCCGCACCCTCACCGAACCGGTACTCGGCCGCTGGAGCGCGGGCGCGACCCGCTCGACCGCCTGA